In the genome of Monodelphis domestica isolate mMonDom1 chromosome 2, mMonDom1.pri, whole genome shotgun sequence, one region contains:
- the TTYH2 gene encoding protein tweety homolog 2 isoform X2 gives MLCCGVLTLLLSWASLAVDTAAAVGTSDFCVAPDKFILNVTQGHVNTEITRYYLYCSQGLSNPFQQALTIFQRSLTTMQIQILGLLQFAVPLFPTAEKDLLGIQLLLNSSESSLHQLTAMLDCRGLHKDYLDALIGICYDGIEGLLYLGLFSLLAAMAFSTMICAGPQAWKYLVGRDRSYDDIDEDDPFNPQARRIAAHNPTRGQLRSFCSYSSSLGSQTSLHPPAQTVSNAPVSEYMNQAMLFGGNPRYENVPLIGRASPPPTYTPSMRATYLSVTDEHMRHYGNEFPAQ, from the exons ATGCTATGCTGTGGTGTGCTCACTCTCCTCCTAAGCTGGGCCTCACTGGCCGTGGACACAGCAGCTGCAGTG GGCACCAGCGATTTCTGTGTAGCTCCAGACAAATTCATCCTGAATGTCACACAGGGTCACGTGAATACAG AGATAACCCGTTACTACCTCTATTGTAGCCAGGGCCTGAGCAACCCATTCCAGCAG GCATTGACCATCTTCCAGCGATCACTGACTACAATGCAGATCCAAATCCTTGGCCTCTTGCAGTTTGCAGTACCCTTGTTCCCCACagcagag AAAGATCTGCTTGGGATACAACTGCTGCTGAACTCATCTGAGTCTAGCCTTCACCAACTGACTGCCATGTTAGACTGCAGGGGACTGCACAAG GATTACCTTGATGCCCTAATTGGTATTTGCTATGATGGCATTGAAGGGCTGCTCTATCTTGGCTTGTTCTCCCTCTTGGCTGCCATGGCTTTCTCGACCATGATCTGTGCGGGGCCTCAGGCCTGGAAATATTTGGTTGGCAG GGACAGGAGCTACGATGACATAGATGAAGATGACCCTTTCAACCCCCAGGCCCGGCGCATTGCTGCCCACAACCCGACCCGGGGACAACTCCGCAGTTTCTGCAGCTACAGCAGCAGTCTGGGCAGTCAGACCAGCCTGCATCCCCCAGCCCAGACGGTCTCAAATGCTCCTGTCTCTGAATACAT GAACCAAGCGATGCTTTTTGGTGGGAACCCCCGCTATGAAAACGTCCCACTGATCGGAAGAGCCTCTCCTCCCCCCACG tACACTCCCAGCATGAGGGCGACGTACCTCTCCGTTACTGACGAGCACATGAGGCATTATGGAAATGAGTTTCCAGCCCAATAG